The Barnesiella intestinihominis YIT 11860 DNA window CAAGAGAATGATTTTCACCATTCATCTTATCCGGCATTACAACTATCATTATAATACCCTCCGATGAGGATTTTCCTTATTTTTCGGGTGCAAAGATGGGTCTAAATTCGCTACGAACCAAATTCTTTTATAAAAATTCCGAATCGTCCTTTATTTTCCCACGGCTTCGGGAAGTGCGACGAATGTATATCCTTTCCTCTGCAATGCACGAATAAGCCGTTCGAGATAGCGCTCATAAAACTTATCGGTACGTTTGTCATCGGTTCCTAAATGAAACAACATAATATGACCATTCAATCCATTGCGTTTTTCGACCTCCATTACCCTATCGTATATAGACTCGCTACTACGATAATTCTTCATATCGGGAGTCGTATAGTCGGCATTGGTCCATGTGCCGGGAGTAAAATTCACAAGCCTTAACCCCAATCCTCTCGCCCAAGCTGAAATCTTCTCATTATAATATTCATAAGGAGGAATGAACAGATTGGATCGCGATACATCTATACCAGATTTGCGCATGCGAGCATATACATCTAACATATCTTGCTCGAACTGCGCTTGACTTACCAAAGTAGAGTCCCGATTTTCCCAAGCACAATATAACAGATGCGCATCGCCGTGAGCCCCTACATAGTGTCCGGCATTGTACAAAGTCTGTATAGTTTCGGGGAAACGCTCATAAAATTCGCCGGTGAAGAAAAATGAACCTTTCACATCACATTTTCCCAAAACTTCTAAAATATGCCGAGCGCCATCGCTCTTATCAGCAGCCGTAAAAACAAGCGAAATTTGTTTCTTCTCGGCATCGGTACGGACGATTCCTCCATAAGCATACTCGTTTCTATCCAATCCGCGAGATTTCATACCCTCCTTTTGCAGAGATGACAGCAAATAACTGAGGCTGGCCGTTCCGTCCATCGTAGGTTCATTCGTAGAGTAATCTTGTATATCGTCATGATATACTATCTCTGATTGAAAACGGGCATAAGGATCTCTTCTCGTCAAACGAACGCCTCTCAAACTATCGAAGATGGACGAATATACGGGGCCATCGACTAATCCACCGACCGTCGTACCAACCCCCAAAGCGATTAACGGCGTGTGCGGATCGACGGGATAATCGCCCCATAAAGGTAACTCGGTAATCATACTCGTACCCCACGGATTGCACCCGAATAACCAATCGATCAACGAGGACTCCATCTCCCGATATCGGTTGTCACCTGTCAATTCACGATAAAGGCGGCATTGTGTAGCCATAGCGACTGTCAAATTATTGGAACACCATATTGCCGGGATTCCATTCAAAAAAGGATTTCCCTGCGCCCGTTCATAAACTCGTTCGATACCACTACGCAGATTGCGTCCAAACTCCTTACTTATGCGCGAATCGCTCACACTCGCCAAATGATAATGCCCTAAATTGATAAAAGGATACCATTGATAGTGACGAGCACTATCGGCTCCCATCCACGGTGTAACCGGTTCGAATCTTCCATATTTGACAGCCTCTTGTAAAAAAGAGGTTTCTCCCGTAGATACATATAATTGAACGGCTGCCAATTCCATGTCGTCAGTCCAGTTACACTCCTCATAAATGTATGGAGAAACGACCGAAGCTGTTTGGCAAACTCCGGGATTATTCGCTCCATGCCAATAGGCCTCACGAGCTTTAACAAGCAAAGTATCGGCCATATCGGGATAAAAATCTTTCAATATCTCGGCTCCCAATGCGAAGCAAGATGCATATTTCCCAGCCGTACTAGCAACACCAGTCGTTGCATTGGAGAACTCGCCTCGCGCCTGAGGCTTTCCCGAACAATAATAAACAGGACGTCCCGTACCTTTCCCCCAACCATAATCTATATGGTCTTGCGAGGGTAATTTAAAGCCTTTGTGATCTCGGTCGTCGGCAATTTGATTGTACATTTCGCCTTTCGAGGGATTCATACGATTAAGCCAATCCAACCCCCATTTAATCTCATCGACAATATCGGGAATACCGTTTGCTCCGGGTAAACCGTATGCATCATACGCATCTCCATAGACCTCCGGATTTTTCAGATAGGCAAACATCATTTGATAGGTAGCATTAGCCGATGTGGTGACATATTGTAACTGGTCGCTCGCATCATGCCAACCTCCCCGAACGTCGATTCGTTCGCCATTTCTCGTCGGGTGATAAACGATATACCCATCGTGGATATGGCAACTGTCCTGTTCGAACGGATTAAAACCGCAACGTTGCTGTCGCATATACCGCAAAATGAAATCGGCGGTTCCGTCGTATACCCGATTGCCTATGACAAACCGAGGAGACATAGTTTCCCCTACTCTTAACACATAAGTTCCCTCTGTTTTAAAATCGCTGAAATCGAGACGATAAACAGACTGCATACGTCCCCATGTATTCGCCTTTTTCGGATTATCAAACCACTTCACAATCTCCCCGGTAAACACCTCGACAAGTACATATTCTTCCACAGCAGCTTTTCCTTCGCTCATAAATACCGCTACCTTAGGAGATTCGGGCAAATAACCTAATTGATTGATACGAATCCATTCGCCCGCAGACACAGATGAAAGAAGAGAAACAAGCCCTATTATGATACCGGAAATACTGTACTTCATACACCTTATGATTTTGTGGATCCGGGGGTCTGTTTCCTTATCAGGAACAATAAACCTATGAATGTGAACAGAGCATTCAATATCAGTAATTCATAACTGAACGAATACCCTCCGAACCAAGTCTGAGAATTCCGATCTAATATAAAGCAAAGAATAGGTGAAAGTATGGCAACCAATGGTATGTACTTATCTTTTACCTGCTTCTTTACAAATATACCAAAAGCAAATAACCCCAATATAGGACCATAGGTATAACTGGCTAAAATATAAACGGCATCGATGACACTCGTATTATTGAGCAAGTTAAAAACAAAAATCACAATACCCATGACCACGGCCATACCCACATGCACTCGCTTACGAAGCCTGACAACTTGGTCTTCGCTTTTACCTTTCACACCCAGAATATCGACTGTAAACGAAGTTGTCAATGCGGTCAAAGCCGAGCCTGCTGCCGAATATGCCGAAGATATAAGTCCGACAACAAACAAAATTCCGACAATTACAGGAAAATATCCTTGTGTCGCAATCATAGGAAACAATTCGTCACTCTTTTGTGGAGCTTGAATGCCGTTTATCTCGGCATATACATACAAAAGAACGCCCAGCATCAAAAACAGGGATATTACGAAAAACTGCGAAATACCGCTAGTTATCATATTTTTTTGAGAATCCTTGAAGTTCTTGCAACTCAAATTTCGTTGCATCATGTCTTGGTCGAGACCATTCATGGCAATCATCGTAAAGACCCCTGCCAAGAATTGTTTAAAGAAATATCGCTTATCGTTCACATCGTCAAAATAAAACATGCGCGACATATCCGATTGGTTTATCGTCTGCCATAAACCGCCAAAGTCCAAATGCAAATCGGTAGCGATATAATAAATACACAATATGACAGAAACAATGAGACACACGGTTTTCAACGTATCGGTCCAAATCAATGACTTTACTCCACCTCGAAAGGTATAAAGCCAAACTAATCCTACTGTAAAAATTACATTTAAAAGAAATGGTAACTTCATCGGCCCGAAAACGAGTAACTGCAAAACCACACAGACCAAAAACAATCTTACCGCAGCACCTAACATCTTGGATATGAAGAAAAACCAAGCTCCCGTACGATAGGAAGACATGCCGAACCGGTTCTCCAAATACTCATAAATGGAAACTAAGTTCATTTTATAAAATAGCGGAACCAGCACATAAGCAATCAGTATCTGTCCGACCACGAAACCTAAAACCATTTGTAAATAGGAAAAGCCGCTGGCCGCAACCATACCCGGAACCGAAATGAATGTTACGCCTGAAATCATAGAGCCAATCATGGCAAAAGCTACAACATACCAGGGAGATTTACGATTACCCACAAAAAAGCCCTGGTTATCGGCTCTATGTCCTACTATATAGGAAATACCGAACAACACAATGAAATAAGCAAAAATGGCGATCAAGACAACAGCAGGTGTCATTTGTTTTTATTAAATTTAATGGTTATTACTCTTCATATAATAAATAAGGACGACGTTGCTCTCTGAATTTTTCTACGTCATCATGCCACATAGCCTTTATTTCTTCGGACGATTTCCCCGCCTTTATCATTTCACGTACATAATCCACACCTATTAATTTCTCGAAAAACGGGCGAAAGAAATGATCTCCTAAATTAAGGTTGCGATAAGCATCTATCACATAATCGAAATTAATACCCTTTTCCCATATTTCTTCATTGGATAATCGAGTCAAATCCACACCGTAACATTTCTTATTCAACAAAGGAGGATTTTTCGCTCCCGGCACACTACGAGGAGTAAAAGAGAATGTATAACCTACCATGTTGGGATGTCCATAAATTTGAAACGGCCAATCGGTTCCCCGGCCCAAACTTACCGGAGTCGCCTCGAAATAACAAGTCGACGGATAAAGATATATCGATTTCATATTCGGCAAATTAGGAGAAGGAGGAATGGGAAGTTCATACATAGTTCGATGTGTATAATTTTTACACGGTATTACAGTCAAATCACAAATGCGACCATCGGAGAGCCAACGCTCCCCGTTTACCATACGAGCCAATTCTCCCAAAGTCATACCGTGCACTACCGGTATAGGCAACCAACCTACTCCTGATTTATATTTCATATCAAGAATAGGCCCGTCGATATAATGACCGTTAGGATTCGGACGATCCAAAACAATCACCATACGACCATGTTCGGCACATGCATCCATCAACTTAACCATTGAAATATAGTAGGTATAAAACCGTAGTCCCACATCTTGAATATCGACTACCAGAACATCGAACATACGCATAGATTCGTCCGACGGACGTCCTGATTTTCCATCATACAGCGAACTTATTTTTATTCCTGTCTTAGGATCGATCGACCCCGACACATGCTCTCCGGCATCGGCATTTCCTCGAAACCCATGCTCGGGAGAGAAGATAGTTACCACATTCAAACCCTCTCCGACCAGAACATCTACTAAATGTCTATTACCAATCATACCCGTATGATTGGAAAAAACGGCTACTCGTTTTCCTTCCAAAAGAGGATAATATTCAGCCGTTCTTTCAGCCCCTACGATAACACGGTTTTCCTCGGCTTGAACAATAGAAATACTACAAATGAACAATAAAAATAAGATTTGCTTTCCCATGGCATTTATCCGTCTCATAGCACTATATTTCACAATTTATTTGTAAATGTAAACACATTTTCAGAACAAGACAACCCGTATAAAAATATTTAATAGATTTTATAAACTATATAGAAAGTCGTTCCCTTTTAAATTATAATATTATATATTTGTCTAAGAAAAATCAATATGATACAAACACCCATTTTCAATGATTAAGTATACTCAACAATCATTTCATAAGAATTGCAAGTTCATGTTTACCTCCATATATAATCGTATTCTAAACTATTGCAACTCGGTCTATAAATCTCCATCTTCCAAAACCGTAAAAAAGATGAAAGAGGAGTCTGCAAGATGGTTTATCGATTTATTGCAACAACGTTATTCAACGGGAACAAGCGACTCACCATGCATTCATACAGGGAACAAATGCGTAATCATAATGGTAGACAATACCATTTACAATCCGGGATTGGCAGACAAGCTACGGGGAATATTGTCTATTTACTCCTTATGCAAGGAAAAACACATCGACTTCAAAATCAACTGGACCTATCCGTTCGAATTGACCGAATACATGCTCCCCAATAAAATTAACTGGATTATAGAACAAGAAAAAATCAAATACTCTCTATCTGACTCTAAAATCGTAGTCATCGACACATTGCCTAATATTCATGCTTCCCGACAAAGTATCATCGATAAAAAAATATTCGACGATACCGTTCTAAACTCTCAATATCTACAATATCACATCTACACCAACAGCATCATACATACCCAAGCGTTTCCAAACTTATTCAGAGAACTTTTCACACCCTCCGAAAAACTACAATCACTCATTGATTTACATCACAAAAACATCGGGGAAAAATATGTGGCCGCTTCCTTCCGATTCCTCGAATTACTCGGTGATTTCAAAGACTCAGAGGGTATGGACGAAATGCTTCCTCCCAGAGAACAGAAGCTACTAATAGAACAATGCTATATCGAATTAAAAAAATTCATAGATACTTTACCCGAATTTTACAAAATATTAGTAACCTCCGACAGTGAACGTTTCCTTGCAAAAGCGAGTACACTACCCCGCACCTATATTATACCCGGAAAAGTGATTCACATCAGATACAAAACGACCGATACTTCGGCCTATATGAAAACCTTCCTCGATATGTTCCTATTGAGCGGTGCTGAAAGTCTTGTTCTCTTTAAGACCGGTAAAATGTACAATAGCGGGGTTCCTCGCTTAGCTTCCCAAATCGGTAACAAACATTTCAAAATACACGAGTTCTAACAGTAATATATCAAATCGAAAGGCGTCGAAATTGCCTATAAGTCCAACAAATCGTACTATTCCTCTCTGCACTCGTTACCGAGGGGCTTAGCACTTCTCTCCTGTTCGGCATTCCGGTACAGGGGAGAGGGATAATCATGGAAACGATGTGACTTTAGGGGCGTTCATGTGTCTCTCCTGCCTTGCCTCGTTGTGAGTCCTATATACAAAAAGAGAGAAAGCCGAAGGGGTTCTCCCTCTCCGGCTCTCTCTCCTATAAGTTGGCGGCTACCTACTCTCCCACTTGCGCAGTACCATCGGCGTGGCGGGGCTTAACTTCTCTGTTCGGAATGGGTAGAGGTGGATCCCCCGCGCTGTAACCGCCTGAATGTCTCGATCCTTGACGAAAAAAAAGAGTCTTTCGCAATCTCTGCCTCCCTTATCTACCCTCGACGTCTCGCACTTCCGAAAGTTTCGGGCTATTAGTACCGCTCGGCTGTGACATTGCTGCCTGTACACCTGCGGCCTATCTACGTCATCGTCTTTGACGTCCCTATATGGAAATCTTATCTTGGAGTGGGCTTCGCACTTAGATGCTTTCAGCGCTTATCCCTTCCAGACTTAGCTACTCGGCTGTGCTCCTGGCGGAACAACCGATGCACCAGGGGTCTGTCCAACACGGTCCTCTCGTACTAGTGTCGGATCTCCGCAAATTTCCTGCGCCCACAACAGATAGAGACCGAACTGTCTCACGACGTTCTGAACCCAGCTCGCGTGCCACTTTAATGGGCGAACAGCCCAACCCTTGGGACCTTCTCCAGCCCCAGGATGTGACGAGCCGACATCGAGGTGCCAAACCACTCCGTCGATATGAGCTCTTGGGAGGGATCAGCCTGTTATCCCCGGAGTACCTTTTATCCTTTGAGCGATGGCCCTTCCATGCGGAACCACCGGATCACTATGCTCTAGTTTCCTACCTGATCGACTTGTGGGTCTCTCAGTCAAGCACCCTTGTGCCATTACACTCTCCGACCGGTTACCAATCGGTCTGAGGGTACCTTTAGAAGCCTCCGTTACGCTTTTGGAGGCGACCACCCCAGTCAAACTACCCACCAAACAGTGTCCTCGCTACAGCGAGTTAGCGCTCAAACATTCGAAGGTCCGTATTTCAACAGCGGCTCCTCGACGACTGGCGTCGCCGACTCGTAGCCTCCGGACTATCCTACACATCAAATGCCCAAACGCAATGCTAAGTTGCAGTAAAGGTTCACGGGGTCTTTTCGTCCCGTTGCGGGTAATCGGCATCTTCACCGATACTACAATTTCACCGAAGTCACGGTTGAGACAGTGTCCAGATCATTACACCATTCGTGCAGGTCGGAACTTACCCGACAAGGAATTTCGCTACCTTAGGACCGTTATAGTTACGGCCGCCGTTTACCGGGGCTTCAATTCAAGCCTTCTCTTGCGATNNNNNNNNNNNNNNNNNNNNNNNNNNNNNNNNNNNNNNNNNNNNNNNNNNNNNNNNNNNNNNNNNNNNNNNNNNNNNNNNNNNNNNNNNNNNNNNNNNNNNNNNNNNNNNNNNNNNNNNNNNNNNNNNNNNNNNNNNNNNNNNNNNNNNNNNNNNNNNNNNNNNNNNNNNNNNNNNNNNNNNNNNNNNNNNNNNNNNNNNNNNNNNNNNNNNNNNNNNNNNNNNNNNNNNNNNNNNNNNNNNNNNNNNNNNNNNNNNNNNNNNNNNNNNNNNNNNNNNNNNNNNNNNNNNNNNNNNNNNNNNNNNNNNNNNNNNNNNNNNNNNNNNNNNNNNNNNNNNNNNNNNNNNNNNNNNNNNNNNNNNNNNNNNNNNNNNNNNNNNNNNNNNNNNNNNNNNNNNNNNNNNNNNNNNNNNNNNNNNNNNNNNNNNNNNNNNNNNNNNNNNNNNNNNNNNNNNNNNNNNNNNNNNNNNNNNNNNNNNNNNNNNNNNNNNNNNNNNNNNNNNNNNNNNNNNNNNNNNNNNNNNNNNNNNNNNNNNNNNNNNNNNNNNNNNNNNNNNNNNNNNNNNNNNNNNNNNNNNNNNNNNNNNNNNNNNNNNNNNNNNNNNNNNNNNNNNNNNNNNNNNNNNNNNNNNNNNNNNNNNNNNNNNNNNNNNNNNNNNNNNNNNNNNNNNNNNNNNNNNNNNNNNNNNNNNNNNNNNNNNNNNNNNNNNNNNNNNNNNNNNNNNNNNNNNNNNNNNNNNNNNNNNNNNNNNNNNNNNNNNNNNNNNNNNNNNNNNNNNNNNNNNNNNNNNNNNNNNNNNNNNNNNNNNNNNNNNNNNNNNNNNNNNNNNNNNNNNNNNNNNNNNNNNNNNNNNNNNNNNNNNNNNNNNNNNNNNNNNNNNNNNNNNNNNNNNNNNNNNNNNNNNNNNNNNNNNNNNNNNNNNNNNNNNNNNNNNNNNNNNNNNNNNNNNNNNNNNNNNNNNNNNNNNNNNNNNNNNNNNNNNNNNNNNNNNNNNNNNNNNNNNNNNNNNNNNNNNNNNNNNNNNNNNNNNNNNNNNNNNNNNNNNNNNNNNNNNNNNNNNNNNNNNNNNNNNNNNNNNNNNNNNNNNNNNNNNNNNNNNNNNNNNNNNNNNNNNNNNNNNNNNNNNNNNNNNNNNNNNNNNNNNNNNNNNNNNNNNNNNNNNNNNNNNNNNNNNNNNNNNNNNNNNNNNNNNNNNNNNNNNNNNNNNNNNNNNNNNNNNNNNNNNNNNNNNNNNNNNNNNNNNNNNNNNNNNNNNNNNNNNNNNNNNNNNNNNNNNNNNNNNNNNNNNNNNNNNNNNNNNNNNNNNNNNNNNNNNNNNNNNNNNNNNNNNNNNNNNNNNNNNNNNNNNNNNNNNNNNNNNNNNNNNNNNNNNNNNNNNNNNNNNNNNNNNNNNNNNNNNNNNNNNNNNNNNNNNNNNNNNNNNNNNNNNNNNNNNNNNNNNNNNNNNNNNNNNNNNNNNNNNNNNNNNNNNNNNNNNNNNNNNNNNNNNNNNNNNNNNNNNNNNNNNNNNNNNNNNNNNNNNNNNNNNNNNNNNNNNNNNNNNNNNNNNNNNNNNNNNNNNNNNNNNNNNNNNNNNNNNNNNNNNNNNNNNNNNNNNNNNNNNNNNNNNNNNNNNNNNNNNNNNNNNNNNNNNNNNNNNNNNNNNNNNNNNNNNNNNNNNNNNNNNNNNNNNNNNNNNNNNNNNNNNNNNNNNNNNNNNNNNNNNNNNNNNNNNNNNNNNNNNNNNNNNNNNNNNNNNNNNNNNNNNNNNNNNNNNNNNNNNNNNNNNNNNNNNNNNNNNNNNNNNNNNNNNNNNNNNNNNNNNNNNNNNNNNNNNNNNNNNNNNNNNNNNNNNNNNNNNNNNNNNNNNNNNNNNNNNNNNNNNNNNNNNNNNNNNNNNNNNNNNNNNNNNNNNNNNNNNNNNNNNNNNNNNNNNNNNNNNNNNNNNNNNNNNNNNNNNNNNNNNNNNNNNNNNNNNNNNNNNNNNNNNNNNNNNNNNNNNNNNNNNNNNNNNNNNNNNNNNNNNNNNNNNNNNNNNNNNNNNNNNNNNNNNNNNNNNNNNNNNNNNNNNNNNNNNNNNNNNNNNNNNNNNNNNNNNNNNNNNNNNNNNNNNNNNNNNNNNNNNNNNNNNNNNNNNNNNNNNNNNNNNNNNNNNNNNNNNNNNNNNNNNNNNNNNNNNNNNNNNNNNNNNNNNNNNNNNNNNNNNNNNNNNNNNNNNNNNNNNNNNNNNNNNNNNNNNNNNNNNNNNNNNNNNNNNNNNNNNNNNNNNNNNNNNNNNNNNNNNNNNNNNNNNNNNNNNNNNNNNNNNNNNNNNNNNNNNNNNNNNNNNNNNNNNNNNNNNNNNNNNNNNNNNNNNNNNNNNNNNNNNNNNNNNNNNNNNNNNNNNNNNNNNNNNNNNNNNNNNNNNNNNNNNNNNNNNNNNNNNNNNNNNNNNNNNNNNNNNNNNNNNNNNNNNNNNNNNNNNNNNNNNCGACATCCACAGCTTCGGTAAAGGGCTTATGCCCGATTATTATCCATGCAAAACTCCTCGACTAGTGAGCTGTTACGCACTCTTTAAATGAATGGCTGCTTCCAAGCCAACATCCTAGCTGTCTTTGCAGTTTTACTTCGTTTGTTCAACTTAGCCCTTATTTCGGGACCTTAGCCGGTGGTCTGAGTTGTTCCTCTTTCGGACATGGACCTTAGCACCCATGCCCTCACTCCCGAAGACCAAGTGATAGTATTCGGAGTTTGTCAAGACTTGATAGGCGGTGAAGCCCTCGCATCTTATCAGTCGCTCTACCTCTATCACTCTGCTTCGAGGCTGCACCTAAATGCATTTCGGGGAGTACGAGCTATCTCCAAGTTTGATTGGCCTTTCACTCCTACCCTCAGTTCATCCGTAAGCTTTTCAACGCTTATCGGTGCGGTCCTCCAATTGGTGTTACCCAACCTTCAACCTGACCAAGGGTAGATCACTTGGTTTCGCGTCTACTCCCGCTGACTGTACGCCTTGTTCGGACTTGCTTTCGCTTCGGCTGCGCGACTGAATCGCTTAACCTTGCCAGCGAGAGTAACTCGTAGGTTCATTATGCAAAAGGCACGCCGTCACACTTTAACATGCTCCGACCGCTTGTAGGCGCATGGTTTCAGGG harbors:
- a CDS encoding sodium:solute symporter — translated: MTPAVVLIAIFAYFIVLFGISYIVGHRADNQGFFVGNRKSPWYVVAFAMIGSMISGVTFISVPGMVAASGFSYLQMVLGFVVGQILIAYVLVPLFYKMNLVSIYEYLENRFGMSSYRTGAWFFFISKMLGAAVRLFLVCVVLQLLVFGPMKLPFLLNVIFTVGLVWLYTFRGGVKSLIWTDTLKTVCLIVSVILCIYYIATDLHLDFGGLWQTINQSDMSRMFYFDDVNDKRYFFKQFLAGVFTMIAMNGLDQDMMQRNLSCKNFKDSQKNMITSGISQFFVISLFLMLGVLLYVYAEINGIQAPQKSDELFPMIATQGYFPVIVGILFVVGLISSAYSAAGSALTALTTSFTVDILGVKGKSEDQVVRLRKRVHVGMAVVMGIVIFVFNLLNNTSVIDAVYILASYTYGPILGLFAFGIFVKKQVKDKYIPLVAILSPILCFILDRNSQTWFGGYSFSYELLILNALFTFIGLLFLIRKQTPGSTKS
- a CDS encoding exo-beta-N-acetylmuramidase NamZ domain-containing protein yields the protein MGKQILFLLFICSISIVQAEENRVIVGAERTAEYYPLLEGKRVAVFSNHTGMIGNRHLVDVLVGEGLNVVTIFSPEHGFRGNADAGEHVSGSIDPKTGIKISSLYDGKSGRPSDESMRMFDVLVVDIQDVGLRFYTYYISMVKLMDACAEHGRMVIVLDRPNPNGHYIDGPILDMKYKSGVGWLPIPVVHGMTLGELARMVNGERWLSDGRICDLTVIPCKNYTHRTMYELPIPPSPNLPNMKSIYLYPSTCYFEATPVSLGRGTDWPFQIYGHPNMVGYTFSFTPRSVPGAKNPPLLNKKCYGVDLTRLSNEEIWEKGINFDYVIDAYRNLNLGDHFFRPFFEKLIGVDYVREMIKAGKSSEEIKAMWHDDVEKFREQRRPYLLYEE
- a CDS encoding glycoside hydrolase family 9 protein, which codes for MKYSISGIIIGLVSLLSSVSAGEWIRINQLGYLPESPKVAVFMSEGKAAVEEYVLVEVFTGEIVKWFDNPKKANTWGRMQSVYRLDFSDFKTEGTYVLRVGETMSPRFVIGNRVYDGTADFILRYMRQQRCGFNPFEQDSCHIHDGYIVYHPTRNGERIDVRGGWHDASDQLQYVTTSANATYQMMFAYLKNPEVYGDAYDAYGLPGANGIPDIVDEIKWGLDWLNRMNPSKGEMYNQIADDRDHKGFKLPSQDHIDYGWGKGTGRPVYYCSGKPQARGEFSNATTGVASTAGKYASCFALGAEILKDFYPDMADTLLVKAREAYWHGANNPGVCQTASVVSPYIYEECNWTDDMELAAVQLYVSTGETSFLQEAVKYGRFEPVTPWMGADSARHYQWYPFINLGHYHLASVSDSRISKEFGRNLRSGIERVYERAQGNPFLNGIPAIWCSNNLTVAMATQCRLYRELTGDNRYREMESSLIDWLFGCNPWGTSMITELPLWGDYPVDPHTPLIALGVGTTVGGLVDGPVYSSIFDSLRGVRLTRRDPYARFQSEIVYHDDIQDYSTNEPTMDGTASLSYLLSSLQKEGMKSRGLDRNEYAYGGIVRTDAEKKQISLVFTAADKSDGARHILEVLGKCDVKGSFFFTGEFYERFPETIQTLYNAGHYVGAHGDAHLLYCAWENRDSTLVSQAQFEQDMLDVYARMRKSGIDVSRSNLFIPPYEYYNEKISAWARGLGLRLVNFTPGTWTNADYTTPDMKNYRSSESIYDRVMEVEKRNGLNGHIMLFHLGTDDKRTDKFYERYLERLIRALQRKGYTFVALPEAVGK